The nucleotide sequence GGATACTTTAcaagtacaagatacaagacacaatcatacctaaagaaatcagaaaacaactctaggcttttctcttaaGTGTATCTCTCAaactttttccactcatggctttttctcaagctttctcacaatgccttttctctcaagaaattacagaaagataagcttagaaaagtacattacaatcagtaaaacatgaaggagattgacttcatcaacaacctctttgctatgtgaaaaACCAGCTTTGTAAACCACTGATttagttcttcagtattggccgaatgcttctttgatagaaagcattatccaagtagaggaacttcacAGGGAATACTTCACAGAACACAACTCTCAAACTCTGGTTTTTTCTCCTTTCCTTCTGAATGAACAGCcagcttcttttatctccttgcatgttgcttggttcttcttccaaggtcaacaccttgagccttgagctttaccaacccacagattcaccTTTTTCTTCTCAAACATCAAAGTAGAACCTTTGCTTCTGACTTTTTcaacttgaccgaaagccatgaaGGAGTAACCGAAATTGTTTTCCAATGGTCAACCAAATCTGAACCATAGAGatgcaacttggtccccaagaatctCTTGTGACTGTGGATTTGTAGTAGTGAAGAACAGAGATCAACTTTACCTTGAATGCCATTTTCGGATagtgcagagagttgggaagaagggatgaagatctgatgcatgtaagatgagatggattacctttaacctaagcttgatttggattagattttctgctttagcttctgtgcttcaagcttagattttctctttcttgcttctttggttactggcttatggaggaagcttttcttctcattctctttcttacttttctgaagtcTTGATGTGACTTGATTAGAGAGGAGAGGAACGTTGCTTTGGTTGGAGCAAGATGGTGGGaaattgaaaaacaatttcaggCTTGGATCGGGTTCTTCTCTACTTCATCCCGTTGGTGCTTTGCTATGCTTCTTTGATGAATTTTGTTTGAAATGAATGACTTGGGCTTGTCTTTATTCACACTTACCATTCATCCCATTTGCCTTGTTTTATTTTCCATTCAAGTTGGACTGTAAATCagattttggcctgcaacatataataaataattagcaacatatacttattaattaaacaaatctaattatttattttgcccaaaaataatgtttgtcatcactaattaattaagttaatttcttaactcaacaatctcccccttgatgacaaacataatttaaGCAACAATCAAAAGGAAATGAGTTTGAGTAAGGTTTTAGAGACTCCCTTTGAATGATGTTGCTTGCTAatgtgttgctccccctttccttttcaacaATAGCTCCCCCTGAAtctatgctctttcctttttgttcctgTTTATATTAAGCTTAAAAAGGAGCTATTCAAGATGTAACTTGACTAAGGGATTCTATATAACCAGTAACACATATTCAGCCCAGTATTTCTTATCATGACAACAGCCAAAGCATATTGTAAAACAAAAACAATTTGCAAAAACAAAGTTCAGTTCTAATCCGAAACAAAGTTCAGAAAAGAATTAGCAGCATCAATAAATTATCAGCATCAATCAACTGACTAATCAAAAAATCAGCAGCATCACTCAACTGAATCAATCaactgaataaaaaaaaaaacaaaaacaacctTTAAtagctattactcccccttttgtcatcaagggcggatAACATGCAAGATCAACAAAAACAGCACTATAAACCCTGCAAGAAAGGTTAGTGCACAGCCAAGATAACTAACGAAATAACTAAAAGTGCATCAGTGTTCAAAGTTATTACATTTATCCAAGACAACAAGAGTATACCAAACAGTAGCAAAATAAAACagagtttatgagacaaaaaaatGAGCAGCATCAGCAGATTTTATGAGACaaatcctaggcatcagaaccattcccttccgaagcagcttcctcttcaacattcgtggcaatgtcttcatcattttgaaggttatcaatgaaAGTCATCAGTACAGCCACCCTATCCCTTGATTTTTTCaggaagttctcatgcttgctagccaGCTTCCTTTTTTCTTTGCTCAATTCAATCAAGTGATTCGATTGGGAGACAAACTCTTGAGCAACATCCCTGACCACATTCAGCAGAGTGGATTTCTTCCCAGTGGAGATGGAAGTACCCTCAGTGACAATGCATCATGATAAGAAATTCCAacaccttcatcccacttaaccgAAGTGTAGGCACaaggcccaacatcagtatacttcaaggcatcactgatagtttcattattTAGAAATATGTCTCGGCCCTTAACATACGAATGCACACTTCCTTCATggtaagtcatgtttgcataaaattctttgaccaacTGAGGATATACAggttttttgattttgaaaaggtgattccagtctaaaaattccaaattttcaacaaaaggaaaacctttctttttcaaatcaggTAATCAGCCAGAAAAGATGGACATAGAGTACGATACTGAATGACTCCCTCATAGAAATCGTggttcatggcagatttgaaacGATGGGGGTTAAAGTCTGAGTGAGATGTCATATAGTGTAATTTgtgagcaaaaggatcaatgtctggttctctaacaGATGTGAGAGGAACTCGAGTTTTACCTCTTTGAGAACGTGATTGAACAGACCTAGACTTTGGTTGTGTGGACTCAGGTGGAGGTTCTGGTGCTGCAGGACGCTTCCCTTTGGATGAACTCGGTTTCGATGAACCTGGCTTGGATGGTGTGACTTTCGGTGGTAGCGTTGGCTTGGCAGAGGCAGGAAACCTTGGAGTGTTCTTGGTCCGAGCCATGGGGTCACAgcgaggaggagaggtaggaggagaaggagaaggggtAAAGGTCCGGTCTTGAGAGCGAGTGGAAGGCTTTGTGGGTAGCTTGTAAATCTTTTCACGAGGAGGCCTTTTAggaatggttttcttcctcatttagtTAGTTTCAGTCTTTTGagggaagagaagcagtaaagtgaGTGGGAAGAAACCGAAGAGTGTGTGGagaagttatggagggaagagagggagtgttggtaaccgtacccaaaaagtggatttccaaaaccatgcaactgcatcaccatttgaaaagacttgaaaagacatgacctcattcaagaaagattttatttgattttaaaaataaaagggaagttaattttaaaatttgagaaaaacaacaaaattaacctGAAACACCTTTTTGGGCCAAAATTAAATCCTCTTGAAAACCTTTTGGGCCACAAAACATTTATTGAAAACCTTTTATGAAACACACAAGCCATCAAAAATAACAAACAAGATTGTAACATTCATGTTAGGGCCTTGAAGTGATATGAGATTAATGAAACACATTTGGACCACTCTTGATCTGAATATTGAGGTTGGCCCAGATTGAGGTTCATTTGAAATAAGCCCAGAACACGCTGACTTGATGGAAACGTTCATCACCTGCCCAAAATTGTCTCatgcctgtttatgagacaaaaaaagctccagcaaatacatcagcatttttcaaacaaagaatcataactcaagattcctagacaagtcctaagcatgcagaatctatcctcagctaatggttttgtaaaaatatctgctaattgctcctctgatttaacaaattgaatactaatatcccccttttggacatgttctcttattgagtgaaatttcacttcaatatgtttagtcctagagtgcaaaactggatttttagaaatattaatggcactcatattatcacacagcaGGGGAatatttttagcatttaatttgtaatcagcaagctgcgtttttaaccataaaagctgagaacaacaggaggaagcagctatatactcagcctctgcagtggaaagggccactgttggttgcttcttacttgaccatatatttaaggacttcccaaggaagcaacataaaccagaagtgctccttctatcaactctatcacgagcaaaatctgcatcacaataaccaactgcagaaaaatcatcaatcttaggataccaaagaccaaaattggatgtgccatgaacatatctaatgatccttttaactgcagaaagatgtgactcttttggtttggattggaacctagaacataatccaacactttgcacaatatcgggtctagaggaagttaagtacatgagagagccaatcattcctctatacctagtctcatcaacatctttctcagtttctcccttatctaatttagaaNNNNNNNNNNNNNNNNNNNNNNNNNNNNNNNNacatacacttctctatctattactccattcaaaaatgcacatttcacatccatttgatatagtttaaaaccacaaaatgcagcataggctaagagaagtcttatgtcttccattcgggcaacaggggcaaaggattcatcaaagtctattccttcttcttggtcatatccttgagccactagccttgccttgtttctt is from Arachis ipaensis cultivar K30076 chromosome B01, Araip1.1, whole genome shotgun sequence and encodes:
- the LOC110266822 gene encoding extensin-like, with the translated sequence MRKKTIPKRPPREKIYKLPTKPSTRSQDRTFTPSPSPPTSPPRCDPMARTKNTPRFPASAKPTLPPKVTPSKPGSSKPSSSKGKRPAAPEPPPESTQPKSRSVQSRSQRGKTRVPLTSVREPDIDPFAHKLHYMTSHSDFNPHRFKSAMNHDFYEGVIQYRTLCPSFLADYLI